The Paraburkholderia sp. ZP32-5 genome includes a window with the following:
- a CDS encoding peroxiredoxin, with protein MKIKQLPATFAAVIAIGCAMHSPLASATLKPGDAAPAFTADASLGGKTYTYSLADELKKGPVVLYFYPAAFTKGCTIEAHEFAEAVDEYKKYGATVIGVSHDNIDTLTKFSVSECRSKFPVAADANAKVIDAYDAALPLKGGMANRVSYVIAPDGKIIYEYTSMSPDKHVENTMKAVKDWAATHKAQ; from the coding sequence ATGAAGATAAAACAGCTACCGGCGACATTCGCCGCAGTCATCGCGATTGGATGCGCGATGCATTCGCCGCTTGCGTCGGCGACGCTCAAACCCGGCGATGCCGCGCCGGCGTTCACCGCCGATGCGTCGCTGGGCGGCAAGACCTACACCTATTCGCTGGCCGACGAACTGAAGAAGGGGCCGGTCGTGCTGTACTTCTATCCGGCCGCGTTCACGAAGGGCTGCACGATCGAGGCGCACGAGTTCGCGGAAGCCGTCGACGAATACAAGAAGTACGGCGCGACGGTGATCGGCGTGTCGCACGACAACATCGATACGCTGACGAAGTTCTCGGTCAGCGAATGTCGCAGCAAATTCCCGGTCGCGGCCGATGCCAACGCGAAAGTGATCGACGCCTACGACGCGGCGCTGCCGCTGAAAGGCGGCATGGCGAATCGCGTGTCGTACGTGATCGCGCCCGACGGCAAGATCATTTACGAGTACACCAGCATGTCGCCGGACAAGCACGTCGAGAACACGATGAAGGCGGTCAAGGATTGGGCGGCCACGCATAAGGCGCAGTGA